TGTTGATGACCTTCCTCATCAGTATAGAAGGCTTTAAATTCAATCTTGCTCACAGAAGGCTTATCTATAATTTCCAGTTTTGTCCACCTATTAATTTCACCCCATTCCTGAAGATCTTTTCTATTATGAAACTGTCTTTTAGCCGGAGATGTGGTTTCCATTAAATACTCTCCATTCGGAATCGCAAATGCAGAAAACCGGGAACGCATTAAAGCTTCAGCGGAAGGAGCATGTTTTTCTCCGGTGTGGTAAGGCTTGCAGCATTCTTCATAAGATTTTCCCGAACAGCATGGACAGTTCATATTTTAAATTTTTATTGAACACAAAAATAAAGATTTTTATCCATGAAATCTTAGTCCGACACATAAAAGGCTATGTTAGAACTTCTACGTTTTTATTTAATAGAAATGGGCTTTAGCCCATTTGATCAAACAAAACCATTTCATCGGCTTTAGCCAAAACTTATAAAAAAGAAGCACCCTTTCGAATGCTTCCTGTAAAATTTATTTTATAAAACCTCTGTTTCTCAATAAAGGCTTGATATCCGGATCATGTCCTGTAAAATCTCTGAATGCCTGATTAAGATCTACGGAATTTCCTACAGAAAGAATATATTTTCTGAAACGGTCTCCATTTTCTCTTGTAAGCCCTCCATTATTTTTGATCCACTCCCATGCATCATTGTCAAGGGTTTCAGACCATAAATAAGCATAATACCCTGCAGAATATCCTCCGCCCCAGATGTGGGCAAAATAAGGGGTGTGGTATCTTGGCGGTACTGTTGCTAAAGTAAATCCATGATTGGATAATGATTGTTTTTCGAAGTCCAGGACAGGGATCAGCTGGCTTTCATTCGTCACTGTATGCCAGTCCATATCGAGAGCGGCGGCAGAAACAAGTTCTGTAGTCATATATCCCTGATTGAAAGTAGCTGCTTTTTTAATTTTTTCCACTAAAGTTTGAGGGATAGGCTGCTTTGTTTCATAGTGGATGGCATAATTTTTCAGAACCACAGGATCTAATGCCCAGTGTTCATTGATTTGAGAAGGGAATTCTACAAAGTCTCTCGGAACGCTTGTTCCTGAAAGTGAAGGATACTTTTGGCTTGCAAACATTCCGTGGATAGAATGCCCGAATTCATGGAACATGGTAGAAACATCATCATAACTGATCAGAGAAGGTTTTCCCGGAGCCGGTTTCTGGTAATTATAGCAGTTTACGATTACCGGTTTTGTTCCTAAAAGATAAGACTGCTCTACAAAGTTGCTCATCCATGCACCCCCGTTTTTAGAATCTCTTGTGTAGAAATCCAGATAATAAATGGCAATAGATTTTCCGTCGTGGTCAAAAACCTCGTAAGTTACCACGTCAGGGTGATAAACCGGAAGATCAGTTCTCTTTTTGAAAGTGAGCCCATAGAATTTTTCAGCGGCATAGAAAACTCCTTTTTCCAGAACAGTAGTCACCTCAAAATATGGTTTGATCTGGTTTTCATCAAGGTCATATTTGGCTTTTCTTACCTGTTCTGCATAGAAGTTCCAGTCCCACGGTTCTACCTTGAAGCCTCCTTTCTGCTGGTCGATGAGGTCCTGGATATCTTTGGCTTCACGTCTTGCCGTTTCTACAGCAGGAGTGGCAATCTGGTTCATTAATTTGGTTGCTGCTTCAGGCGTTTTAGCCATCTGGTCCTGAAGTTTCCATTCGGCAAAGCTTTTCTTGCCAAGAATCTGAGCTTTTTTAAGTCTTAATTTGGCTAATTTTTCAATCGTTTCACGGGTATCGTTTCCATCACCTTTTTCAGCTCTCAGCCATGATGCTTTGAACAGTTTTTCTCTTGTTGCCCTGTTCTTCAAATTCTGAAGAAGAGGTTGCTGAGTTGTATTTTGAAGGGCGAGAAGATATTTTCCCGGTTGTCCTGCGGTTTTAGCATCAGTTGCTGCAGCTTCGATTTCATCGGCGGAAAGTCCGTCCAGTTCCTTTGCATCAGAGAAAAATACACCTCCCTGTTTTCTCGCTTCAAGCAATTTGTTGGCATACTGTGTAGAAAGTGAGGCAAGTTCCTGGTTGATCTGCTTAAGTTTTTCTTTGTCTGCAGCAGAAAGATTAGCCCCTGCAATTTCAAAATTCTGTTTGTAATATTGTACAAGTTTTTTACTTTCAGCATCTAAACCGTCTTCTTTGATGGCCTTGATTCTTTTGTATAAATTTTCATTCAGGTACATTTTATCAGAATGTGCTGCGAAAACAGGAGCATATTCCTCATCCAAAGCCTGAAGGGTAGGATTTGTATTTGCACTTGTAAGATTGGAAAATACAATAGTGGCTCTTTTTAGAACTTCGCCGCTTTTTTCCAAAGCAACAATTGTGTTTTCAAAAGTAGGAGCTTCCGGATTGTTGGCGATTTTTAAAATCTCAGCATCGTGCTGTTTAAGTCCGAAATCGAAAGCAGGTTTGAAATGTTCATTTTTAATTTTATCAAATTCCGGAGCCTCATACTGAAGCTTGCTTTTCTTCATAAAAGGGTTCGAAGATAAGGATGGATCGGTAACAGGAGCCTCCTGTTGAATATCGGTTTTCTTCATTGTAGTACAAGATTGGTTAAGTGCCAGCGCAGAAATTAACAATACCGATGAAATATTTTTCATAAATTAGTTGTTATTAAAGTATAAAGATAATTAAAACTTAATTTATAAAAGCAGTAAACATGAAATCAACAACCCTTTTTATATTTTCAGCCTTCGCACTGATAACCTCATGCAATGAAAATCATAATAGAAGAAACAACGAGAATAATAACAGTCATAGCGACTGGGCAGATAAAGTAATTGACAAAGAAAGCGGCCCGGTAAAAGAGAAAACCTTTAATGGAGATTTTGATGAAATTGAAGTTTCCCAGGCTATAAGTGCTGAAATAATTAAATCTGAAACTGAAAAAGTGGTCATTTCTGCACCGGAAAACATTATCAATGAAATTCTTGTGGACAATAGCGGAGGAAAACTTCATATCCATTATAAAAGTGGGATCAGGGTTATGAATAATCATCATGTGAAGGCCCGGATCTATACCAAAGATTTCACAAAACTTATTGCCAATTCTGCGGCGAGCATCAGTATCAAAGATAAATTTACACAGGATAAGATGGGTATTGAAATATCGAGTGCTTCAAGTGTTTCCGGGGATCTGGAAGCGAACGATTTTGATATTTCGGCGGACAGCAGCAGCAGTTTCAGCGGAAAAGTATGGGCCGTAGATCTTGATGTTGATGCTTCTTCTGCAGCCAGTATTGATATTTCCGGAAAAACGAAGAATGCAGACATCACTTCTTCATCTGCTGCCAGTATTTCTGCAAAAGAAGTTGTTGCAGATAACGTAAAGGCTGAAGCTTCCAGTGGTGCAAGTGTTCAGATCAGTGCTGCATGGTCAGTTAATGCAGAAGCTTCGTCCGGAGGAAGTGTAGATATTTCTAAAAGAGGAGAGCTTAAAAATGTAACCAAGCAGGAAAGCAGCGGTGGAAGTGTAAGTATTCAATAAACTAATGTGAAGTTTCCTCATCATTTTCTTCATCCACTGATGAGGATCCTTCCCAATTCCTGTTATCAAAATTAAGATTGTCATAGGCTAACAATTCCTCCTCTCGCTGGAGGATTTCTTTTGTAGTAAACAGAAGTATCTCATCATCTTCTTTCGCCTTAGCCAGCCTTCTGATCGATGCTTTATCTATAGCCATAAACCTTTGTCCCAGGCGCCTTGCCGCATATTTTCTCATTCCGGTTTCATGAAGGACATCTACAGCCATATCTACGGCAGTTCCTAATGTTTCGCGGTAAATATTTTCAATACCGTTGTTGAGGTAATTGTAAGCATCAATCCTGTTTTTAGCTCTTACGAAAATCCGTACTTTCGGATAATGCTCTCTTACCAGGTCGGCAATAAATTTATTATCGTCTGAATCATCAAGACAGAGCACCAGAATTTCTGCGTCTTCAATTCCTGCAGCCCTTAAAATGGGAATTCTTGTAGCATCTCCGTAATATACTTTAAAACCATAGCTTCTCAACAGTTTTACACGATCAGAATCCCGGTCCAGAACCGTTGCCGAAATTTTGTTTGCCTTTAAAAGACGTCCTACCGTACTCCCAAAATGTCCGAAACCAACAATAATGATCTTTTTCTGGCTTATAGTATTGTCTAGAATACTGAAATCATTATCTGAATCAGGGATTTCTTGAATAAACTTGGGCGTAATGAACTTGTCATTGATGATCAGAAGAATAGGTGTAATACACATTGTAATTGCCGTAACAGCCATCATCTGCGCGTTGAGTTCCGGACTCAGAAGATAAAGATCCGATGCATAGTTGATCAAAACAAATGCAAACTCTCCAACCTGGGAAAGGGCAAATGCATAAAACAAACTCTGCGGAGTATCAATCCTGAAGAACTTTCCGATAGCATACAGAACAACAAATTTAACAGCTAATACTGCAAAAACAGTAGAAAAAATAAACAGAGGATCCTGCTGAATAATATTAAAATTGATTGTAGAGCCTACGCTTACAAAAAATACCGCTAATAATAATCCTTTAAACGGATTGATCTGCGCTTCCAGCTCATGCCGGAATTCACTGTTAGCAAGCATTACCCCCGCAAGGAAAGCTCCCAGCGCGGGCGAAAGTCCTATAGCTACCATCAGTTCAGAAACTCCAATCACTAAAAATAATGAGGAAGCTGTAAGCAATTCCGTCATGCCTGACTTTGAAACGTATCTTAAAAAAGGAACAAACACATATCTTCCCAAAAGAATCAGGATGGCTACCCCTAAAATCACCGTACCCGCCTGCAGCCATTGTGGAAGTTTCTGGATCAGTATCTGTATATCATTATTATGATGGCTTGCTTTATAGTTGGCAATGACCGGAAGAATGGCCAGAATAGGAATCACGGCAATATCCTGAAACAGAAGAGTAGAGAAGGAAGCTTCTCCGGCCATAGTTTTAAAATTATTTTTTTCCTGAAGCGTTTGGAGCACAATGGCAGTAGAAGAAAGTGCAAAGCACATCGCAATAGCAATGGCTTTATCAATTCTCCACCCGGCAATGATGAAAACCAGGAAGAGAAGTGAAATAGAAAGGAGCATCTGTGTAAGACCAAGACCCACGATCTTCTTCCGCATTTCCCAGAATTTTCTGGGTTCAAGTTCCAGCCCTACTAAGAAAAGAAGCATAATCACCCCAAATTCACTGGCATGCATAATGTCGTTAACATCTTTTCCGGTAAGCCTCAGAACATATGGGCCAATAATGATGCCTCCCAGAATATACCCGATTACAGAACTTAGTCCCAATTTTCTGGCCAGCGGAACCATAATAATGGCCACACCTAAGAAAATTAACGTATTCATCGCTAAACTGGACTCCATATATTATTGATTGAGTAGTTCTGTAAATTCTTTCTTATGTAAAATAATGTCTTTTTTGCTTAGTTTATTGGCTTCGTAAACGATTTTAATGTGTTTGATATTAGCTTTAAAAACCTGTAAAGAAACAATAAGTCCACTGATCAGTTCCTCTACAGTATATTGATAAGTTCCGTTTTTATTAAATGATCTTTCTTTTCCACCTGTTGTTATGAGGATATAGACCTCCTTTCCTTCTAATGGGTTGCTTTCCCCTTCCTTCAGCCAGTCTCTATCGAAGACTTCGTCAATCCATAATCTTAGCAATGGTGGTATTCCAAACCATATTAATGGGAACTGGAAAATAAAACGGTCGTAGTTTTTTAATCTTTTTCTTTCCCTGAAGGCGGCAATGTGAAAATCGGGATATTCTTCGTAAAGATCCCTGAGGGTATAATGCTGGTGGCGGACATAGAAATTCATGAGCTCCACATTTGAGTTTGAGTGCTCTAAATAAGGATGTGCAAAAACTACCAGCGTCTTCTTCATAAGCCTGTTTTCAGTAAATATAATGAAAAAATAATGAATAAAAAACGGATTTTATGAGGTTTTATTAATTTTTTAATATATAAAATTAATATAACATTGAAATAAAGCAAAGAAGCGACTTAATTTTAATGTATTACATAAAAAAATCGGGCAATCAGCCCGATTATATTGAATGTTCGTTATATTCTATTACCATCCTCCGGAAGCACCACCGCCTCCAAAGCTGCCTCCACCACCGAAACCGCCAAATCCTCCGCCACCACCGGAACTTCCGCCACCAAAACCGCCTCCTCCGAAGCTGCCCGGGAATGGAAAGAATCCACCGGGATAATTTCTGCGTCCTCTTCTGGTGATGATCACATCATCGTCATCATTATTGCCGCCGCCACGTCCTCCGCCTCTGTTACCAAAAATAATGGCCAGCAGAATGAAGATAACAAAAGCAATGATCAGGATTTTAAACGCACTTCCATTACCGGAAGGTGCTGTATCTTCTACAGGTTTGAATTTTCCCTGAACAGCCTCCATAATTGCTGAGGTACCACGATTGATCCCTTCATACCATTGCCCCTGCCTGAAATTGGGAGTAACAATATAATCAAGAATCTGTCCTGAAACAGAAGCCGTGAGATACTGTTCAACAGCTCTTCCCTGTTGGATAGACATTGTATGGTCTTCTGTAGCAATCAGGAAAACAACACCATTGTCAACTCCTTTTTTTCCGATTTTCCATTGTTCACCGAACATGGTTGCCAGGAAATTAACGTCTTCCCCTTTTGTAGAAGGAATAATAATTACCTCAATTTCTGTGGAAGTAGAGTCCGCAAATTTGATGAGCTTATTGTTCAGTTCATCTTTTTCCTGTTGGGTGAGCAGCCCTGCCTGATCAAACACAGGGTACAGGACCGCCGGTTTTTGCGGAATAGTGTACTGTGCAGATACAAAAGTGTAAAAGCAGAGAAGTATAAATGAAAATACTATTTTAAGAGAACGTAATTTCATTGGAGAGCTGGTTGGGATTTTCTCCTTCAACAGGAAAATATTTTTTTAATTCAAGGCCGGTTTCCAGAATGCCGCTTTTTAAGGCTTTATAATAGTTTCCTTTGGCAAATTCAGCAGCGATGTAGTCGTGCAGGTGATCCCAATACGACTGGTGTACTTTCTCGTGAATCCCGATATCGCCGATAATGGTGAGATATTTCTGTTCGAAATTCACATGGAAAAGCACAGCATTCCTGTCGGCAGTTTTATTCATGCAGAGTTCCTTGAAAACTTCAAATGCAGTTTGTGCGTTTTCAGCTTCTGTGTTCGAGTCAATATGTACCCGGATCTCGCCTGTAGAATGTTGTTCTGCCGACTGTATGGTTTCCACAAGGGAATCAATTTGCTGATTTGTCAGAAAACGGTTCATTATTTAAATACTTCTGGAGCTTTTTCAGCACCGGCTTCAGCTTTGAAGAAAGGTTTTTCTTTAAAGTTGGTAAAATTGGCCAGAATATTATTCGGGAAGGTCTTGATCGTTGTATTATAATCTTTGGCAGCATCGTTATAATAAACCGTTTCGGTTCTGATGCTGTTTTCAATTGCTGTATACTCTCTCTGGAAGTTGATATACTGCTGGTCAGCTTTCAGGTTCGGATAAGATTCCACTACAGCCATTAACCTGCTTAACGCTCCGGATAATTCACCCTGTGCAGCCTGGAATTTAGCCAGATCAGCTTCCGTCATATTCGTTGGGTCAATGTTGATAGAAGTAGCTTTAGAGCGTGCTTCAACAACTTTTGTCAATGTTTCCTGTTCAAACTTTGAATACGATTTAACCGTATTTTCAAGATTAGGAATAAGATTGGCCCTTTTCTGATAAACAGTTTCTATATTAGACCATTTGGAGTTGACGTTCTGTTCTTTCGAAACAAAATTGTTATACCCGTTTTTCCCCCAGAAGAATATTACACCTACAATAATAAGCAGAGCAATACCGATAGTTCCTGCACTTAGGCAGCCTTTATTTTTCATAGTTTATTTTTTTAAATTTTTTTGTGCTAACCAAATATACAAATTATGTGCTAATTTTGTAAAAAATTATTAGAATGACAACAATAGTGGTGGCAATGGGAGAGAAGAACGGGATTGGTTTTGAAAATAAACTGCTGTGGCATCTTCCTAAAGACCTGAAACACTTTAAAGATATTACTTCCGGACATCCGGTAATTATGGGAAGAAAAACCTATGAAAGTATAGGAAAACCACTGCCTAACCGTACCAATATTGTTATTTCCAGGAAAAAAGACTGGTTTGAAGAAGGAATTCTGATTGTAGGAAGCATTAAGGAAGCGGTGAAGTTTGCTAAAAAAATTGATGAAAATGTATTCATTATCGGGGGTGGAAATATTTATGAACAGACCATGGAAATTGTTGATAAACTTGAAGTTACTCTGGTGAAAGCTGATCTTGAGGCAGATACATTCTTTCCGAAGATTGATTTGAAAATCTGGAAAAAAACGGAAGAAACCTGCCATGAAAAAGATGAAAAAAATCAATACGATTTTTGTTTTCAGACATTTGAGAGGATTGAGAATAAATAGTTGTGAAATTCTAACTTCTAATTTCTAGCTTCTGACCTCTAAATTTTCTATCTTTGCACTCTTAAAATTGAACAATGAATAAGTACATAAAAATTGTAATTGCAGCAGTTCTTATCCTTTCAGGGCTTTATATGATGATTTTCACAAGAAGCCTGGGCTGGGGAGTCGTGGTTTTCCTTCTTGCGGCACTGCCTATTTTACTGTTCTTCAAAAATGAATATATCCTTCTTGCCTTCTGGCAGTTGAGAAAGCAGAATATGGAAAAAGCAGCGGAATGGCTGAAAGGAATTACGAATTACCAGTCGCAGCTGCATAAATCCCAGTATGGATATTTCCATTATCTGCTGGGGTTAACACAGGCTCAGGAACATCCTGCAAAAGTGGAGCCTTTAATGAAAAAAGCTTTGGAATACGGATTGAATATGAAGCACGACAGAGCAATGGCCACACTGAACCTTGCAGCAGCAGCCATTTCCAAAGGAAGAAAACAGGAAGGGCAGAAACTTCTTGAAGAGGCAAAAAGACTGGACAGTGCAGGAATGATGACAGACCAGATCAAAATGATGAAAGATCAGCTGAAAATGCCTTCCATGCAGAAACACATGCACAATCCGAATATGAGACAGAGAGGAAAATTCTTCTAAGAAAATATACGATACGAAAAAAGCACCTGATTCAGGTGCTTTTTTATTTTATTAAAGTAAATTATTACATCTCGGAATTTTGATCATAGCCGTAGAATTTAGGCATCTGCCATTGATATTTTACAGCCAGGGTTCTGATAGCAACAATCAGTAAAATGGTAAAGATCTGTATAAATGTATAGGAAAGCGGAATGAATTTCGTCATCAGAAGAAATGCAGAACCTCCGACAATACATGCCGTAGCATAAATTTCTTTCCTGAAAATCAGGGGAATCCGGTTCAGGAGAATATCCCGTATGATTCCTCCGAAACATCCGGTGATCGTACCCAGTGCTACACAGATCAGTGGATGGATATTGGCATTCAGGCCTTTCTGAACTCCGATAATGGTAAATAATCCAAGCCCGAAGCTGTCAAAAATAAACAGGGTTACCTTGAAATTCTTTTCGATAGATTTAAAAATCATCGCAAATATGCTTGTTCCCAGAATTAATGCACAGGTTAGCAGATCGTGCATCCAGAATACAGGAATGTCCAATAGAAGATCCCTTACAGTTCCTCCGCCTACAGAAGTAACGAAAGCAATAATAAGTACCCCGAACGGATCAAGACGTTTCTGCATTGCTGCAAAACTCCCCGACATCGCAAAGGAAACGGTTCCGAGTACTTCTATAGCAAAATTGAACTGTTCGTGCATAATTTATGAGTAATAGGTGATGGGCAATGAGTAATAAAAATTATGCCATTTAAAGTTGGGATAATCTAAATTTATATTTGGTCATAACCTTTACGAGCTCTTCACATTCTGATTTTAAAAATACCATTTTTTCAGAACTTAGGTAATTTAGTTCTTCAATGATTTCGAGCCAAAGTTGAGTTTCATCAATTTCTTCTACAACAATACAGATTTTTGCAAATTTTTCTTTTTCTGATCTTGCTCTTGAAACAGCTCTGTAATTGGCTGCAACTGATGTAGCGGATCTTATGATTTGTTTTCTGATGATGGAAATATCATCAGAATAAGGTAATGAAGATAATGACCTAATTATAAGGATGGAAAAGTTCTTAGTTCTTTCCCGAAAAACCTGGTTGTAATCCATATTGCCCAAATTACTCATTACCGATTACTCATTGCTTATCGTTCTACTCTTACGGAGTCTGGTACCAGCAGTTCATATTCTCCTCCGTGATTGATGATCTCTCTTACAATGCTGCTGCTGATGAAAGACTTTCCGGATGAGGTTAACAGGAATACTGTTTCCAGCTTCTTATGGGCCAGAGTCCGGTTGGTATGGGCAATGGCTTTTTCGAATTCAAAATCGGCAGGATTTCTTAATCCTCTGATGATGTACTGTGCATTTTTTTCAAAGCAGTAATCTACCGTTAATCCTTCAAAATAGTCAACTTCCACATTGGGGAATTCGGCGACGGAGTTTTGAATGAATTCCATTCTTTTTTCCAGAGGAAACATGTACTTTTTCTGGGAATTCTGCCCAATTGCGATAATCAGTTTGTCGAAAAGCGGTGCCGCTCTTTCTATAATATCATAATGTCCCAAGGTAATAGGATCAAAAGATCCGGGGAAAACAGCAATTTTCATATTCTAGTTGTTTTCGTTTGATTTTTCGTAAAACAGCTCTAAATTTTTGATATTTAGGCTGCAGTTATTATTTAGAACCTGATTGGAAGAAAGATTCAGAATCAAATCATTTCTTCCTATTATTTTTGAATTTTTATAAAGCTTTTTAATGGGATGGAACGTGATGGTGCTTTCAAAATTTCCATTTTCATTTTTTTTAATAATTCCGGAAAATAATGTTGTATTGTCCAGAGAAATAATCTCAAAATAGTTTGGAGCCGTTTCATTATTAATGACTACATCGTTTTTTTTGACATAGTTAAAGCATTTTTTTTCATTCAGATAAATGGCATCCGTTGAAAAATTAATACTTTTCGGTTCCATACCACTTTTGGAAACGCCTAAATCAATCATTTTTGTATAGTTCTGGGGCAATGCAAAAAAAGGAATTAATAATAAAACAGAAAATAATTTTGCCATTCCTTACTTATTAAGTGCTTTTTCTACTTCGTTTCCGCAAAGATCCGTGATGGATATTCCATAATGTCTTGCCTGTTGAGGAAGAATGCTGGCAGGGGAGAATCCCGGGTTGGTATTCATTTCAAGCATATAAGGAATGCCGTCCATAAGGATGAATTCACTTCTTGAAAAACCACTCATACCCAGTGAGTTGTAAGCTCTTTTTGAAATTTCTTCCACCCTGATTCTGGTAGCATCATCAATTCTTGCCGGGGTAATTTCTTCTGAAGCTCCTTCATATTTGGCCTCATAATCAAAAAATTCATTGGTAGGAACAATTTCTGTGATTCCCAAAACGATGGTTTCTCCTTTGAAATCTATTACACCTACGGAAACTTCCATTCCGTCCAGGAAACTTTCGATCAGGATTTCATCATCTTCTTTGAAGGCTATTTCTGTAGCGGCAATTAACCCGGATTTATCCTTCACTTTTGAAATTCCCAGAGATGATCCGGATTGGTTGGGCTTAACGAAAACCGGAAGACCCAGGCTTTCAACGATTTCGTCTGTATTGATAGCTTCTCCTTTTCTTAAATAAATGCTTTTGGCAGAAGGAATTCCGTATTTTGACAATACTGCGAGTGTATCTTTTTTATTGAAAGTAAGAGCGCTCTGATAGAAATCACAGCCTGTATATTTCTGTCCGATAGCATCCCAGTAAGCCTGAAGAATTCCGTTTTCACCCGGAGTTCCGTGGATAATGTTGAAACAGGCATCAAATTTCAGCTTTTCATTATTATCTAATGTCACTGAAAAATCACCGCGGTTGATTTCATGTTTTTTATCGTTTTCACCTAAAAAATACCACTCATCTTTAAGGATAACCACCTTGTATACATCATATAGATTTCTGTCCAGAGAATCGTAGATCAACTGGCCGCTTTTTAAGGAAACCACATATTCGTCCGAATAGCCTCCCATAACAACGGCAACACTTTTTTTGCTCATAACCATTATAGTATCAATTAAGGCAAATTTAATCATTTTATGTAATGCAATAAGGGAAATTCAGAAATTTTAAAATTGAAAATGAATTGTGTTAAATAAAAGCACATTTAAAATTATTAGCTATATTTGCCGTTATAATTAAAGTATTTTTAAGTATGCTTAAATCACTTTTCAATTGGAAAGTTTTACTGAATTTAGTAGTCGCCATCGGTATTTTTGTGGGGTTGGTGTGGGTTACTTTCCGTTGGTTGGAATATCATACCAATCATGGTCAGGAAATTCCTGTACCCAATGTTATTAATAAATCGGTCTATGATGCCGTAAAAATATTAGAGGATACCGGGCTGGAATATGAAGTAGACAGTGCCGAGTATAATCCTAAATATAAGCCTTTCCAGGTTTTAAAGATGCACCCTTTATCCAGTTCACGGGTGAAACCGGGATCATTGGTAAGAATTGTGGTGAATCCAAGAACATGGGCGCCTATTACCGTTCCTGACGTAATCAATAAATATTCGGGGCTGGCATTCCAGAGACTGGATCAGGTGGGGCTTAAAATTGGTGATACCATCTATGAACCGAGTATTCAGAAAGATGCTCTTTTAAGAGTATTGTATAAAGGTAATGCTGTTAATCCGGGATCACGCCTTCCGAGATTCTCTATAATTGATGTTGTGGTGGGATCCGGACCTATGAGAAATATTTCAATTCCTAACGTGGTAGGGCTTTCGGTGAAAGAAGCCAGAGCTGTTATCGCAAAAAACCTGTTTGAAGTAGGTCTTATAGAACATGAAGATGGAAGCAAAGATGAATCTGATATCATTTATTATCAGGATCCGGCTTCAGGAGACGTAAGAGATCAGGGAATGCAGATTGACCTTTGGGCAAGTAAAAGAACACCTGCTGAGCTTAGAGCTAAAGTAGAACAGCTGAACTCAATTTACCGTATGAAAGTAGATACTTCACTTCCTCCGGTGCATTATGATGAAGTTCCTACCAGCCGCCCGGAACCAAGCTATGATCCGCCTGCAGCAGCACCTGTACCAAAAAAAGAAGTTCCTAAACATGAACCAGCTAAAACAGAACCTGCCAAGACAACTAACGCAGCTACTGGAACTAAACCTGCCGGAACTGTAACAGAAAAACCTAAAACTGCAACAACAAATAATCAGAGTTCAGGAAATAAGCCTGCAACACCTGCGAGTACAACACAGCAGCCAGCTCAAAAGCCAAAAGCTAAAAAAGTAGTAGTAGAATAATAACGGTTTATGATATAAAATATAGGCTTCAACTGCAAAATGTTGGGGCCTTTTGCGTAAAAAGATAAAATATGGCAGAAGATAACGAAGATTTTTTTGATGAAGAATTATTAGAATCCGACAGTCTCGAAAATATCGATATTGATGAAGAGAATAAAGGACTGTATGAGCACCTTAATATCACAGTGGATAAAAAACAGGAGCCGTTAAGGATTGATAAATTCTTATTAATCTACAGGCAAAACTCTTCCCGGAATAAAATTTCCCAGACCTGCAGAGCGGGGAATGTTATTGTAAACGGAGCGCCTGTAAAACAGAACTATCGTGTAAAGCCGGGCGACCAGATTTCAGTGCTTCTTACCCATCCGCCGAGAGAAAATGTGATTATTCCCCAGGATATTCCTGTGAATATTAT
Above is a genomic segment from Chryseobacterium shigense containing:
- a CDS encoding YchJ family protein; this encodes MNCPCCSGKSYEECCKPYHTGEKHAPSAEALMRSRFSAFAIPNGEYLMETTSPAKRQFHNRKDLQEWGEINRWTKLEIIDKPSVSKIEFKAFYTDEEGHQHIHHELSKFKMIQNRWFYVSGEFLE
- a CDS encoding M3 family metallopeptidase — translated: MKNISSVLLISALALNQSCTTMKKTDIQQEAPVTDPSLSSNPFMKKSKLQYEAPEFDKIKNEHFKPAFDFGLKQHDAEILKIANNPEAPTFENTIVALEKSGEVLKRATIVFSNLTSANTNPTLQALDEEYAPVFAAHSDKMYLNENLYKRIKAIKEDGLDAESKKLVQYYKQNFEIAGANLSAADKEKLKQINQELASLSTQYANKLLEARKQGGVFFSDAKELDGLSADEIEAAATDAKTAGQPGKYLLALQNTTQQPLLQNLKNRATREKLFKASWLRAEKGDGNDTRETIEKLAKLRLKKAQILGKKSFAEWKLQDQMAKTPEAATKLMNQIATPAVETARREAKDIQDLIDQQKGGFKVEPWDWNFYAEQVRKAKYDLDENQIKPYFEVTTVLEKGVFYAAEKFYGLTFKKRTDLPVYHPDVVTYEVFDHDGKSIAIYYLDFYTRDSKNGGAWMSNFVEQSYLLGTKPVIVNCYNYQKPAPGKPSLISYDDVSTMFHEFGHSIHGMFASQKYPSLSGTSVPRDFVEFPSQINEHWALDPVVLKNYAIHYETKQPIPQTLVEKIKKAATFNQGYMTTELVSAAALDMDWHTVTNESQLIPVLDFEKQSLSNHGFTLATVPPRYHTPYFAHIWGGGYSAGYYAYLWSETLDNDAWEWIKNNGGLTRENGDRFRKYILSVGNSVDLNQAFRDFTGHDPDIKPLLRNRGFIK
- a CDS encoding head GIN domain-containing protein; translated protein: MKSTTLFIFSAFALITSCNENHNRRNNENNNSHSDWADKVIDKESGPVKEKTFNGDFDEIEVSQAISAEIIKSETEKVVISAPENIINEILVDNSGGKLHIHYKSGIRVMNNHHVKARIYTKDFTKLIANSAASISIKDKFTQDKMGIEISSASSVSGDLEANDFDISADSSSSFSGKVWAVDLDVDASSAASIDISGKTKNADITSSSAASISAKEVVADNVKAEASSGASVQISAAWSVNAEASSGGSVDISKRGELKNVTKQESSGGSVSIQ
- a CDS encoding monovalent cation:proton antiporter-2 (CPA2) family protein, encoding MESSLAMNTLIFLGVAIIMVPLARKLGLSSVIGYILGGIIIGPYVLRLTGKDVNDIMHASEFGVIMLLFLVGLELEPRKFWEMRKKIVGLGLTQMLLSISLLFLVFIIAGWRIDKAIAIAMCFALSSTAIVLQTLQEKNNFKTMAGEASFSTLLFQDIAVIPILAILPVIANYKASHHNNDIQILIQKLPQWLQAGTVILGVAILILLGRYVFVPFLRYVSKSGMTELLTASSLFLVIGVSELMVAIGLSPALGAFLAGVMLANSEFRHELEAQINPFKGLLLAVFFVSVGSTINFNIIQQDPLFIFSTVFAVLAVKFVVLYAIGKFFRIDTPQSLFYAFALSQVGEFAFVLINYASDLYLLSPELNAQMMAVTAITMCITPILLIINDKFITPKFIQEIPDSDNDFSILDNTISQKKIIIVGFGHFGSTVGRLLKANKISATVLDRDSDRVKLLRSYGFKVYYGDATRIPILRAAGIEDAEILVLCLDDSDDNKFIADLVREHYPKVRIFVRAKNRIDAYNYLNNGIENIYRETLGTAVDMAVDVLHETGMRKYAARRLGQRFMAIDKASIRRLAKAKEDDEILLFTTKEILQREEELLAYDNLNFDNRNWEGSSSVDEENDEETSH
- a CDS encoding NAD(P)H-dependent oxidoreductase produces the protein MKKTLVVFAHPYLEHSNSNVELMNFYVRHQHYTLRDLYEEYPDFHIAAFRERKRLKNYDRFIFQFPLIWFGIPPLLRLWIDEVFDRDWLKEGESNPLEGKEVYILITTGGKERSFNKNGTYQYTVEELISGLIVSLQVFKANIKHIKIVYEANKLSKKDIILHKKEFTELLNQ